GAGTCTGGTATAGGCATTTTTTTTATGCAATTGTCCATCTAGAACATCTTAAAGTGTAGGTATCCTGTGATGTCGGCTGACGCCAGTCACATTTGTCATTACAGAAGATGATTTTGTCCTGTGTCATGCTCCCAGGAAAAGTTCAGGCTCATACGAGCCAACGACGATGCTGCTGTTTTGGACGCTCTCTCCTTCAGTGCCCCCAAGATCAGACTGCTTCGCAGCTTGACAGTTGAGAAGAAAAACTCGGTTCAGGTACTTCATCTCCAAGTTCACTTGTCCAAAACCCTCCAACAACTATCCCAGAAGGCTATGAACTGAAAGATGGGTGTACATGTGAAGTTGATTATATCTGAATATTACAGCTTTAATTTGTTCTATCTGATTACATCTGAAGTTCCATAATATTACAGGTTTCATTTGTTCTATGAATATCGTACAGTCGAATCAGTGGTGATATTTTCCTTTGGAAATCTCTTATCTCTGTTTCATCACTCAGTTTATGACTGAAGGGACAAGGGAGTGTCCTTGAGGATTTCATTTATCGAGGCTTATGTCCACCAAGCTATACTTATAATGCATATGCCCATGCAGGTTCTCGactttgctgctttctctgaacctGAATACGATCTTCCTATATTTTGTGCCAACGCTTTTACGACTCCTGCACAGAGTATCGTTGTCTTGTAAGTGCCATGATATGTATGCCATTCAAGACTTATTTACTATGGTTAAACTAGAATAtgaataatggcctgaaagaactaTTTGAATTACTTGCAGGGACCTCAATCCGCTATACGATATAACTGAAGACAAGGATTACAAAGATAAATACTACAGGAATTTGATGCCCCTTATGCAGAAGTATAGTGAGGTACTTGGATCTTATCCTTCACCCAAATGCATTACCCCAGTCTTTTTCTATTAGCTTTATACATAGAGTGTTATCTTTATTTAGAGAAAATGCAGCTTCTGCCATGGGGTGGCAAGATTACGAGCGAATCTCTGAGATTCTTCTCTCCAATCGTGATCTGGACTATATTTGAGCCCACTGAACGCAACCATCATGTTCTATATTCAGCTTTGCTGGATTACTATAAGGTATTCACGATTGCTTTATTAAATTTCTGAACTGTTGTGCCAGACATGCAATTTCAAGTATCATGCTCTGTTTTCTCATGTTTCTGATGACGCAGGTTTGGCTTCAGTTAACGGATCAAGCAACTGAAGAGAATGACACAACGAAAGTTGTTCGTAACAGAGAAGCGCAACATAGATATCTCACATGGAGGGCTGAAAAGGTTTGTATTTTTCATAAAACCCATGCGGAGAAAGTTATATTCATTGACTATTTGTCATTACACTGTTACTTGCGCCAAATTAGGACTGCCATTAGATATTATCATTTGTTAAAGCAGCTGCCACAGAGCATCTTCCACTAATGTCGTGCCTTGTCTATGGGTAGGATCCTGGGTTTCCACTTCTGAAGAAGTTGATTGGTGAAAGCCATGCCAAGGTTTCTCTTCCTGCGATATTCACTATATTTAGTTATTTACACACACCCAATTCATGTTATTTGCAGAGTTACTTATTGCTTTGATATTCAGGATTTGGTGACGGAGTTCCTGTTCGAAGGAGTGTATTCTCTTGGAAGTAAATCTTTCCTGGACTATTTCCCCGAGTACGCGCGTGACGACGGGACAGTAAACAAGAAGAGGAGTATGATCGGGAAATCTTTCGAAGCTAGGCCTTGGGATGCTACCGGAGAATTCATTGGTGGCAAGGATGCAGGATGAGATCTTTAGCTGTAGGACCTGCTCGAGCATCCTTCGGGTTTTCCTGAATTCGCCATGAGAATTCATCGGTGGTGAGGATGCATGATGAGATCTCTTGGAGTAAGATCCACATGGGCATTCTTAGGGTTTTGCTGAGCTCCTAGCGACAATCAGTATCGCGACGCTCTTGCTTCTCAGGATTCATTTTTAACGTTCTTCGTTACACGCTGCCCGGGCTACTTTGTATCCTTTGTAATTTCATCTGAAGGGTCTGTGTAGCTTAGACAATGTGTGTAATATTTGATTGGGTGCAATGTCAATAATAACTTACACTGATATCATATACTGGTCATCTATTTGTGAGGAAATACAGGTCCAACATAGGGCAGAAACCAGCAGCCGTCGTGCAGAATCAGGCTGCCGTCAGAAATAGGCAAATCCGATGAAAAAAATGTGTAAGGAGTGGCGAAGCGAGGGCGAAAGTTGAAAAAACGTGTAACATGACGAAAGTTGGGGAGCTCGTATTCAGTTCGGCGCCGCGAACGTCAACCGGCGCCTACAGCAAAGCCAAGTGGGCCGGCCCACGAATGCACCAGCGCGGAAGCTGTTTTCGCGGAAAAAGTTCCTAAAATCTAAAAAGTGCATACGCACTATTTGGTTGAATGGAGCGGCCGCGTTTCGCATGCATGTGACTGTTAATTTTTTCGTCTTCTAATGCATGTGGCTGTTAGCATTAAACACGTTCACACTGATTACTCCATTTCGAACTGAACGGATCCACGCATATTCATTTCAGAGTTTTAAATTTTAAAAAGTCATATCTTTCAAACCGCGCGTCGAAATTTAGATCCGTTTTCACTGCTGGAACTCTtgcgacgagatctttgaaactagatcccgcatgagtATGTTTCGATAAAAAAATTTTGATGCCAACTTTGGTGCTATATGGTGCAGCTTTAGTACTGTATTGTGCAACTTTAGTAGTACATCGTGCAACTTTTTGTAAAATCAGTTTTTGGATCTGCATGATTCAACTTCCTATGAGATTGCAGTCTAGCAACCATGACAactttgatgtttagttggcaagaCTATTGGCATACACATATGCTAATTTGGCGCGACAATGTAGTCTacttgcacacacattgatatttagttggcaaGACTAGTTACACACACGTGTACTTAGTTGGCGCGGCAATGAAGTCTAGTTGCACATATATTGATGTTTAATTGGCAGGACTATTGACACACACATATGCTCATTTGCCGccgcaatgtagtctagttgcagacacgttgatgtttagttggcaggactattggcacacacatatgctcagttgacgCGGCAATGtagactagttgcacacacattgatgtttagttcgcAGGAAGACTAGTTCGTCGAAATATCACCATGCGGGATCTACTTTTGAAAAGCACGTCGTGAGGGTTACAACAATGAAAACGGATCTGAATTTCGACATGCGGTTTACAAAATGTCTTTTATAATTTTATAAAATTAAAAATTAATGCACTAGAGACGAACATGGGACAGGCATCCATCACATGAGAACTTGAACTCAGGTCGCTGCTTTGATCCGTGGTTCAGCTAACCACTATGCCCTCTGGACGACTATGACTAAGAGCAACACAAAATCTTTAAGAACTATTGTATGCGCGTTATTTATTACGCAGTACAACTaacgtttttatatttttttatgaaAGAAAGTTCATCAAATCTTGAAAATTTTCATCCAATATGATAAGAAAAGTTCATCTATTTGAAaaaattcatcgattttgaaaaaatttCACAAAAATGTGAAAGAAGTTCATTgattttggaaaaaatgttcatgaaatgcaaaaaaagttcatcgaatttggaaaaaaagttcaccaaatttgaaaaaagttcatcgaattttagaaaaaagttcatcaaattttagaaaaaagttcatcaaatttgaaaaaagttcatcgaattcagaaaaaagttcaccgaatttgaaaaaagttcatcaaattttaaaaaaaaagttcaccaaagtTATAAAGTAAGTTCACCAATTTTCAAAAAAGGCCACcgaatttgaaaaaaggttcatcgatttggaaaaaagttcagcgGATTTCAGGAAAAATCCATCGGATTTAAAAGAAAAGTTTACATATTTGCAAAGAATTCAATGAACCAGgagggaaaaaaaacagaaaatgttaaagaaaaaaagaaaaaggaaaggaaatagggAAAATAAAGAATACAACAATGAGAAAGTACAATTTTGATGTATCCTTGTTAGCTGGCGCGATGGTTGCATTATCCCAAGTAGGAAAGGTGGGTCGCGGGTTCGAATCGCAAGCAGCGCGCATTTGTTTTTTCAGGATTAAAGACAGACTAAAAGAACCTTCAGAAACAACTAAAACCGGCGCACGCTAAATAGGAAATGCCCGAAAGTTGTGACTTataatggccctgtttggatccataggTTAGAGCTActttgggctcaaatagccctaaaataTCCAAACATAAGGTCTAATTGAGGTCATGAGGtctaacagaaaacaaaaaaagaaaagaaatattgCCCTCCCCCCTTTCCCCTTATCATCCCAACCGGTGAGACCCATTCCCCCACCGACACCCTCACTCCCCTGAAATATTgccctcccccttttccccttatcATCCCAACCGGTGAGACCCATTCCCCCACCGACACCCTCACNNNNNNNNNNNNNNNNNNNNNNNNNNNNNNNNNNNNNNNNNNNNNNNNNNNNNNNNNNNNNNNNNNNNNNNNNNNNNNNNNNNNNNNNNNNNNNNNNNNNNNNNNNNNNNNNNNNNNNNNNNNNNNNNNNNNNNNNNNNNNNNNNNNNNNNNNNNNNNNNNNNNNNNNNNNNNNNNNNNNNNNNNNNNNNNNNNNNNNNNNNNNNNNNNNNNNNNNNNNNNNNNNNNNNNNNNNNNNNNNNNNNNNNNNNNNNNNNNNNNNNNNNNNNNNNNNNNNNNNNNNNNNNNNNNNNNNNNNNNNNNNNNNNNNNNNNNNNNNNNNNNNNNNNNNNNNNNNNNNNNNNNNNNNNNNNNNNNNNNNNNNNNNNNNNNNNNNNNNNNNNNNNNNNNNNNNNNNNNNNNNNNNNNNNNNNNNNNNNNNNNNNNNNNNNNNNNNNNNNNNNNNNNNNNNNNNNNNNNNNNNNNNNNNNNNNNNNNNNNNNNNNNNNNNNNNNNNNNNNNNNNNNNNNNNNNNNNNNNNNNNNNNNNNNNNNNNNNNNNNNNNNNNNNNNNNNNNNNNNNNNNNNNNNNNNNNNNNNNNNNNNNNNNNNNNNNNNNNNNNNNNNNNNNNNNNNNNNNNNNNNNNNNNNNNNNNNNNNNNNNNNNNNNNNNNNNNNNNNNNNNNNNNNNNNNNNNNNNNNNNNNNNNNNNNNNNNNNNNNNNNNNNNNNNNNNNNNNNNNNNNNNNNNNNNNNNNNNNNNNNNNNNNNNNNNNNNNNNNNNNNNNNNNNNNNNNNNNNNNNNNNNNNNNNNNNNNNNNNNNNNNNNNNNNNNNNNNNNNNNNNNNNNNNNNNNNNNNNNNNNNNNNNNNNNNNNNNNNNNNNNNNNNNNNNNNNNNNNNNNNNNNNNNNNNNNNNNNNNNNNNNNNNNNNNNNNNNNNNNNNNNNNNNNNNNNNNNNNNNNNNNNNNNNNNNNNNNNNNNNNNNNNNNNNNNNNNNNNNNNNNNNNNNNNNNNNNNNNNNNNNNNNNNNNNNNNNNNNNNNNNNNNNNNNNNNNNNNNNNNNNNNNNNNNNNNNNNNNNNNNNNNNNNNNNNNNNNNNNNNNNNNNNNNNNNNNNNNNNNNNNNNNNNNNNNNNNNNNNNNNNNNNNNNNNNNNNNNNNNNNNNNNNNNNNNNNNNNNNNNNNNNNNNNNNNNNNNNNNNNNNNNNNNNNNNNNNNNNNNNNNNNNNNNNNNNNNNNNNNNNNNNNNNNNNNNNNNNNNNNNNNNNNNNNNNNNNNNNNNNNNNNNNNNNNNNNNNNNNNNNNNNNNNNNNNNNNNNNNNNNNNNNNNNNNNNNNNNNNNNNNNNNNNNNNNNNNNNNNNNNNNNNNNNNNNNNNNNNNNNNNNNNNNNNNNNNNNNNNNNNNNNNNNNNNNNNNNNNNNNNNNNNNNNNNNNNNNNNNNNNNNNNNNNNNNNNNNNNNNNNNNNNNNNNNNNNNNNNNNNNNNNNNNNNNNNNNNNNNNNNNNNNNNNNNNNNNNNNNNNNNNNNNNNNNNNNNNNNNNNNNNNNNNNNNNNNNNNNNNNNNNNNNNNNNNNNNNNNNNNNNNNNNNNNNNNNNNNNNNNNNNNNNNNNNNNNNNNNNNNNNNNNNNNNNNNNNNNNNNNNNNNNNNNNNNNNNNNNNNNNNGCGCGCGCAGCcctccgccggcgccgcccgctGCTCCCCCTGGGCCGCGCGCTCCGGCGTCCCGCCGCATGCGCCTGCACCACCGGGGCGAAGCCCTGGTTTCCCAGCACCCGCGCCCGCTAGCACCCATGCCCGTTAGggcccctggcccaatgacagccggggcccaccCCCAGGACGTTTAAAAAAAGATaaaatatatataataaataaataattaataataaaattaattaattaattaacttaattaattctgttaactaACTATTAAACCAAATTAACCTGCAAATTAATCTAATTAaatagttagttagttagttagacaatgacatgcgggacccacatgtcaggttgaccaggtgaactgctgacgtcatgctgacatcatgatgacgccagcaaacactattctggataatgttggtttaaattaattaaataaattctaaaattaaattaaatcttttaaaaattaatataaaataaaccatagctcggatggaaaaactttgtacatgaaagttgctcagaacgatgaggcgaatctggatacgcagcccgttcatccgccacgcatccctagcatagcaaacacgcaactttcccctccgattcatctggctgaaaacgcgaaacaccgggaatactttcccggatgttttcccccttcatcggtaccacctcgtaccgcgttagggcacacctagcatcacgctttgtcatgtcatgcatcgtcatgcatttttttgtattatatttattgtttcttccccctcttctctcgctagacaccgagaccgacgccgctgctacctagtacgactacggtgttgacgacccctctctcttgccagagcaaccaggcaagccccccctttgatcactggatatcgcctactcttctctctactgcttgcattagagtagtgtagcatgttactgctttccgttaatcatattctgatgcatagcctgtcattgttgctacaactgttgataccttacctgcaatcctaaatgcttagtataggatgctagtttatcattagtggccctaccttcttgtccgtctgccatgctatactatcaggccgtgatcactcgggaggtgatcacggctatatacttatacatatatacatgctatacaggtgGTGATTAAAGTCAGgttggctcgtaggagtacccgcgagtgattccgatgttgggggctgaaggggcaggtggctccatcccggtagaggtgggcctgagttcccgaaggcccccgactgttactttgtggtggagcgacagggcgggttgagaccacctaggagagaggtgggcctggccctggtcggcgtccgtggttatttcaaaataacacgcttaacgagatcttggtatttgatctgagtctggctactggcctatacgcactaaccatctacgcggggacagttatgggcactcgacgtcgtggtatgagCCGaacccttcttgacgtcagcgactgagcggcgcgcgtcgagttggaccgcgtaacgtaacTTCCTttctaatggaggttgctaggtctgctctccggccgcgttcgcaatgtgcaggtgtgcaaagggcgatgggcccagacccctgcgccataggatttagaccggcgtgctgacctctctgttatgactaggtagggctgcgacgtgttgatcttccgaggccgggcatgacccaggaaagtgtgtccggacaaaagggatcgagcgtgttgggaaatgtggtgcacccctgcaaggaagttgatctattcgaatagtcgtgtccctcagtaaaaggacgacccagagttgtaccttgaccttatgacaactagaaccggatacttaataaaacacacccttccaagtgccagatacaaccagtgatcgctctctcacagggcgacgaagggaggatcatcggttaggattatgctacacgatgctacttggtgaacttaccatctactctcttctcctgctgcaagatggaggttaccacaagcgtagtcttcgaaaggattagctatcctcctcttattccagcattctgcagttcagtccacatatgatacccttattccatttgataccaatgcatacatacgtagtgtagctccttgcttgcgagtactttggatgagtactcacggttgctttgctccctcttttccccctttctagcccagaatcctagctgccggcattctccctctttatgtaaaccttgtaaaataagagagaataggcataagtattgtgacataatgtgtaataacagcccatgatgcaataaatatcgatataaaagcatgatgcaaaatggacgtatcagaaataatgtagaattttctagaaagcataaaggagtgtttgaaaagagtttttcaaagaaagacctcgatgaagttgcttacacattgagcatcaagatctatagagatagatcaagacgcttgataagtttttttaaatgagtacataccttgacaagattttgaagtagttcaaaatagaacagtcaaagaaggagttcttgcctgtgttgcaaggtgtgaagttgagtaaagactcaaaacccgaccacagcagaaaatagaaaagagaatgaaaagtcattccctatgcctcagtcataggttctataaagtatgctatgttgtttaccagtcctattgtataccttagcatctttctggcaagggagtacaatagtgatctaggagtagatcactggacatcggtcaaaattatccttagaggactaaggaaatttttctcggttatggaggtgacaaaagagttcgtcgtaaaaagttacgtcgatccaagatttttacatcgatctagattacTCTAAGTCtctatatggatacatattgaaagtgggagcaattagctagagtagctccgtgcagagcattgtagacatagaaatttgcgaaatacatacggatctgaatgttgcagacccgtaggctatacttctctcacaagcaaaacatgatcactctttgggtgttaatcacatggcgatgtgaactagattattgactgtagtaaaccctttgggtattagtcacttgGAGATATGAACTAATCacctaaagatgtgaactagattattaactctagtgcaagtgggagactgaaggaaatatgccctagaggcaataataaagttgttatttatatttccttatatcatgataaatgtttattattcatgctagaattgtattaaccggaaacttagtatatgtgtgaatacatagataaacaaagtgtcactagtttgcctctacttgactacttcgttgaatcaaagatggttaagtttcctagccatagacatgagttgtcatttgattaacgagatcacatcattagagaatgatgtgattgacttgacccattccgttagcttagcacaatgatcgtttagtttgttgctactgctttcttcatgacttatacatgttcctctaactatgagattatgcaactcccgaataccggaggaacactttctgtgctaccaaacgtcacaacgtaactgagtgattataaagtgctctataggtgtctccgatggtacttgttgagttggcataaatcaatattaggattcgtcactccgattgtcggagaggtatctctgggccctctcggtaatgcacatcacaataagccttgcaagcaatgtaactaatgagttagttgcgggatagtgcattacggaatgagtaaagagacttgccaataacgacattgaactaggtattgagataccgacgatcgaatctcgggcaagtaacataccgatgacaaagggaacaacgtatgttgttatgcggtttgaccgacaaaaatcttcgtagaatatgtacgagccaatatgaacatccaggttccgctattggttattgatcggagacatgtctcggtcatgtctacatagttctcgaacccgtagggtccgcacgcttaacgttcggtgacgatcggtattatgagtttatgtgatttgatgtaacgaaggtagttcggagtcccggatgtgatcggtgacatgacgaggagtctcgaaatggtcgagacatgaagatcgatatattggacgactatattcggacatcggaaaggttccgagtgattcgggtatttttcggagtaccggggagttacgggaatacggggaagaagtattgggactcatgggccaagtggtggaagagaggaggcagggcgcgcggccccccctatcccaaaccgaattggactagggattgggccccctttcctcctttcctcactctccttccttctccccttcccccttcctttcctcctcctagtacgagtaggaaaggggagtcctactcctactaggaggaggactcctcctcctggcgcaccctaggagggccagccggcctcccccttgctcctttgtatacgggggcaggggcaccctagaacacacaagttgatcagttgatcttttagccgtgtgcggtgcccccctccaccataatccacctcggtcatatcgtagcggtgcttaggcgaagccctgcgtcggttgcatcatcatcaccatcatcacgccatcgtgctgacgaaactctccttcgaagctctgttggatcggagttcatgggacgtcaccgagctgaacgtgtgctaaactcggaggtgtcgtacgttcggtacttggatcggtcggatcgtgaagacatacgactacatcaaccgtgttctcataacgcttccgcttacggtctacgagggtacatagacgatactcttccctct
The Triticum dicoccoides isolate Atlit2015 ecotype Zavitan chromosome 3A, WEW_v2.0, whole genome shotgun sequence genome window above contains:
- the LOC119270459 gene encoding phytochromobilin:ferredoxin oxidoreductase, chloroplastic-like, with the translated sequence MPRTPQWTVATGLGGEGAEGMSGGGGAGVLGAGSSYQRFVRTALEQTRLRTALTPHPSQEKFRLIRANDDAAVLDALSFSAPKIRLLRSLTVEKKNSVQVLDFAAFSEPEYDLPIFCANAFTTPAQSIVVLDLNPLYDITEDKDYKDKYYRNLMPLMQKYSELLPWGGKITSESLRFFSPIVIWTIFEPTERNHHVLYSALLDYYKVWLQLTDQATEENDTTKVVRNREAQHRYLTWRAEKDPGFPLLKKLIGESHAKDLVTEFLFEGVYSLGSKSFLDYFPEYARDDGTVNKKRSMIGKSFEARPWDATGEFIGGKDAG